One Gloeocapsopsis sp. IPPAS B-1203 DNA window includes the following coding sequences:
- a CDS encoding HAD family phosphatase, with protein MTLKAILFDFNGVIINDEPIHQQLIDQVLIAENLRPKPGEYRQVCLGRSDRACIRELLQRRGRVVSDEYLTRIIQRKAEAYQQELEKLEKLPTYPGLEDLIFQLRSHHLKLAVVSGALRSEVELVLNRLGLTEYFSVIVAGDDIATSKPEPDGYLLAVEKLNELEPDLNLQPTECLAIEDTPAGITAAKSAGIPVVGIANTYPFHMLQRQANWVVDYLCDLDLEYVQQVYTNRNQLVA; from the coding sequence ATGACTTTAAAAGCGATTTTATTTGATTTCAATGGTGTGATTATTAACGATGAACCCATTCACCAGCAACTCATCGATCAAGTTTTAATTGCAGAGAATCTGCGCCCCAAGCCAGGAGAGTATCGCCAAGTCTGCTTAGGACGCAGCGATCGCGCTTGTATCCGCGAATTATTGCAGCGTCGAGGTCGAGTTGTCAGTGATGAATATCTCACTCGCATTATTCAACGAAAAGCTGAAGCATATCAACAAGAACTAGAAAAACTAGAAAAGTTGCCCACATACCCAGGGTTAGAAGATCTCATTTTTCAATTGCGATCGCATCATCTCAAACTAGCAGTTGTCAGTGGTGCATTACGTTCTGAAGTGGAACTTGTTTTAAATCGTCTTGGTTTAACTGAATACTTCTCTGTCATTGTTGCAGGCGATGATATCGCGACAAGTAAACCCGAACCAGATGGTTATCTCCTTGCTGTAGAAAAACTAAACGAACTAGAACCTGATTTAAACTTACAACCAACAGAGTGTTTGGCAATTGAAGATACCCCAGCCGGAATCACCGCAGCTAAAAGTGCTGGAATTCCTGTTGTTGGTATAGCAAATACTTATCCATTTCATATGTTGCAACGACAAGCCAACTGGGTTGTCGATTACTTATGCGATCTAGACCTAGAATACGTACAGCAAGTTTACACTAACCGCAATCAGTTGGTAGCTTAG
- a CDS encoding SDR family oxidoreductase codes for MGFSIQDKVVLITGASSGIGAACAKAFAQEKAKLILVARRLDRLEELASELKQATQVHCLSLDVCDRSSVESALKSLPEPWINVDVLINNAGLSRGLDKLYEADIQDWEEMIDTNIKGLLYMTRLLVPGMVDRERGHIINIGSIAGHQAYPGGSVYCATKAAVRALSEGLKMDLLGTPIRVSSVDPGMVETEFSQVRFHGDVERAKKVYQGITPLTAEDIADIVLFCASRPPHVNISELVVLATDQSSATLVHRRS; via the coding sequence ATGGGATTTTCAATTCAAGACAAAGTTGTTCTCATTACAGGAGCAAGTAGTGGAATTGGGGCAGCTTGTGCTAAAGCTTTTGCTCAAGAAAAAGCAAAATTGATTCTTGTAGCCCGTCGTTTAGATCGCTTAGAGGAACTAGCCAGTGAACTTAAGCAAGCTACTCAGGTTCATTGTTTGTCCTTAGATGTATGCGATCGCTCCTCAGTAGAATCAGCACTGAAATCTCTTCCTGAACCTTGGATAAATGTTGATGTTTTAATTAACAACGCTGGTTTAAGCCGAGGTTTAGACAAACTGTACGAAGCCGATATTCAAGACTGGGAGGAGATGATTGATACTAATATTAAGGGTTTGCTCTACATGACTCGCTTACTTGTACCAGGAATGGTTGATCGCGAACGAGGACATATCATCAATATTGGTTCAATTGCCGGACATCAAGCTTACCCAGGTGGTAGTGTCTATTGTGCTACAAAAGCAGCGGTAAGAGCACTCTCAGAAGGTTTAAAGATGGATTTACTCGGTACTCCTATACGTGTTAGTTCGGTAGATCCTGGTATGGTGGAAACTGAGTTTAGTCAAGTTCGCTTTCATGGAGATGTGGAACGAGCAAAGAAAGTCTACCAAGGAATAACTCCTCTCACTGCCGAAGATATTGCAGATATTGTCTTATTCTGTGCCAGTCGCCCGCCACACGTTAACATTAGTGAATTAGTCGTTTTAGCAACAGATCAGTCTAGTGCAACTTTAGTTCATCGCCGTAGTTAG
- a CDS encoding methyltransferase domain-containing protein — translation MPRQDTIWERFLSPIVRSFINEKELRQFYESIDWQQEAARFRRADVETPLYYSSQNFHGIERGYLNPGAAVSYDPITQYVLPPNETLIRQGLIDTIQSHPRRILDLGCGTGSTTLMLKQAFPSAEVIGLDLSPYMLVMAEHKAKTAHLDIKWRHGNAEHTGFPDASFDVVTASLLFHETPSAVSQAILQESFRLLTTGGEVLILDGNQKTLRQLDWLNNVFEEPYIRDFAAASVDAWMGAAGFGAVQTKDLWFIHQVTRGVKPIIQKEGVSNCTEEDIPLEGWIPSPA, via the coding sequence ATGCCGAGGCAAGATACCATTTGGGAACGTTTTCTCTCACCTATTGTCCGTTCATTTATTAATGAAAAAGAGTTGCGGCAATTTTATGAGAGTATTGATTGGCAGCAAGAAGCAGCAAGATTTCGGCGAGCGGATGTAGAAACACCTTTATATTACAGCAGTCAAAACTTCCACGGCATTGAGCGGGGCTATCTCAACCCTGGCGCAGCTGTATCTTACGATCCGATTACGCAATATGTATTACCGCCGAACGAAACTCTGATACGTCAGGGACTAATTGACACAATTCAAAGTCATCCACGACGCATTCTTGATTTAGGCTGCGGTACTGGATCAACAACACTAATGCTCAAACAGGCGTTTCCTTCTGCTGAGGTGATTGGTTTAGATTTATCGCCGTATATGTTAGTGATGGCAGAGCATAAGGCAAAAACTGCTCATCTAGATATCAAATGGCGTCATGGGAATGCGGAACATACAGGATTTCCTGATGCTAGTTTTGATGTTGTCACAGCTTCATTACTGTTCCACGAGACACCATCAGCTGTTTCTCAAGCCATTTTGCAAGAAAGCTTTCGCTTACTCACCACCGGAGGTGAAGTGTTAATTCTCGATGGAAATCAAAAAACACTGCGTCAACTAGATTGGCTCAATAACGTATTTGAAGAACCGTACATCCGTGACTTTGCAGCAGCAAGTGTTGATGCTTGGATGGGTGCAGCAGGGTTTGGAGCTGTGCAGACAAAAGATTTATGGTTCATTCATCAAGTCACTCGCGGGGTAAAACCGATAATACAAAAGGAAGGAGTGAGCAATTGCACTGAAGAAGACATTCCGCTTGAAGGGTGGATACCTTCTCCAGCTTAG
- a CDS encoding DUF2499 domain-containing protein has translation MHALSIPTWIIHVSSVIEWIAAIWLIWIYGEVTRNRSWWALSLAMLPALVSAMCACTWHFFDNAKSLEWLVTLQATMTVVGNFTLLIAAWIIWRSTTEEEVRNQGSGVRDRKNELKLRETREKL, from the coding sequence ATGCACGCCCTCTCAATTCCAACTTGGATTATTCACGTCTCTAGCGTCATTGAATGGATTGCCGCGATTTGGTTAATCTGGATCTATGGTGAAGTGACTCGTAACCGTAGCTGGTGGGCTTTATCTCTGGCGATGTTACCTGCACTTGTGAGTGCAATGTGTGCGTGTACGTGGCACTTTTTCGACAATGCAAAATCGTTAGAGTGGTTAGTGACACTTCAAGCGACAATGACTGTTGTTGGTAACTTCACGCTGTTAATTGCTGCATGGATAATTTGGCGTTCTACAACTGAAGAAGAGGTCAGGAATCAGGGATCAGGGGTCAGGGATAGAAAAAATGAACTAAAACTCAGGGAGACAAGAGAGAAACTTTGA
- a CDS encoding DUF3891 family protein, translating into MLHRQETAGLVVITQPTHSWIAGCLARMWGEQCGFAPREEVCLAAEQHDIGWVGWETAPTLNFETGYPHNFMELPTEIHTQIWSGAKKLALPFGRYATLLVSLHGTGLFERFRNWQESPTSSQLVKAYLEQEYDFQEQLIANLKNDSHYASYATPEIIDRNRSLVALWDTLSLTLCMGLREERQFYQAPIGSGEMTLTLTPIENDIIKVNPWVFEQNEVTLVYEGRLLQEKFVDETTMRNALENATWVSIVNRLIPA; encoded by the coding sequence ATGCTACATCGCCAAGAAACAGCAGGACTTGTTGTAATTACTCAACCTACACATTCTTGGATTGCTGGTTGTCTAGCAAGGATGTGGGGAGAACAATGTGGTTTTGCTCCTAGAGAAGAAGTTTGTCTTGCAGCTGAACAGCATGATATTGGCTGGGTAGGATGGGAAACTGCACCCACTTTAAATTTTGAAACAGGATACCCCCACAACTTCATGGAATTGCCAACTGAGATACATACGCAGATATGGTCAGGTGCCAAAAAATTAGCATTACCCTTTGGTAGGTATGCAACCCTTCTTGTCTCACTGCATGGTACTGGATTATTTGAGCGTTTCCGTAATTGGCAAGAGTCACCCACATCTTCTCAGTTAGTTAAAGCTTATTTAGAGCAAGAATATGATTTTCAAGAACAGTTGATTGCTAACCTAAAGAACGACTCACATTATGCATCTTATGCTACTCCAGAAATTATTGATCGTAACCGTTCTCTAGTTGCGCTTTGGGATACGCTTTCGCTGACTTTATGTATGGGGCTACGCGAAGAGAGGCAATTTTATCAAGCCCCTATAGGATCAGGTGAAATGACACTTACTTTAACTCCTATAGAGAATGACATAATAAAAGTAAATCCTTGGGTATTTGAACAAAATGAAGTAACACTTGTCTATGAAGGGCGACTATTACAGGAAAAGTTTGTCGATGAAACCACAATGCGTAATGCGTTAGAAAATGCAACGTGGGTAAGTATTGTTAATAGATTAATTCCAGCCTAA
- a CDS encoding S8 family serine peptidase, producing MLASSRRNNEYFSVASANESLEKLRSTSKVLESGILPEFDDSLLNSRTSYSSSISNSVTPLAPDPGSTLGTAYNLGTLNRPFTLTDFVGNKNVSDIYRFNLASTSSFNLSLNGLTADVNVELLNGSGTRIRFSNASGTTSEWIDSILNTGTYYVKVFQHSGNTNYRLSLSATPIVNGVRTVLGNLGADTFTWQSGFNRTVISGNGNVDFGSGGLDTLNLALANISSTTTRLNLANANGGGVLYNPGNGVRVFDAIALNNNNQILFEGIDRIRFADRTINRFVRPNDPLFNQQWNLHMMGVHNAWYFTKGSTNVLIGVQDTGLGVNNNGNVHPELRAGNTIRFDNNYRDEFTGGDYYTSHGSAVQGIIAARSNNGMGMSGINWNSPVFNIDVLGGNHADYNLADATKVMINQANSQGRKLIVNMSLGGGGRDFAFEQLIANNQSNALFVISSGNSDINSISYPANLASIYSNVIAVGASWGTRNANNGATTPGDRISYPEIWGSQYGTGLTLMGPSEVIAPYANLNGQFRYWGTGSTPGFNGTSASAPNVAGVASLVWSANRNLSATRIKQILSQTAFDLGARGYDTVHGHGFVNADAAVRRAMAIGRGAA from the coding sequence ATGCTAGCTAGCTCTCGTCGCAACAATGAGTATTTTTCTGTTGCTAGTGCTAATGAGTCTTTAGAAAAATTACGTTCAACGTCTAAAGTACTTGAGTCAGGAATTTTACCAGAATTTGACGATTCACTATTAAACAGTAGGACATCTTATAGTTCAAGTATCTCTAATTCAGTAACACCACTTGCACCTGATCCTGGGAGTACTTTGGGTACTGCATACAATCTCGGTACTCTCAATCGTCCGTTTACCCTCACTGATTTTGTCGGCAATAAAAATGTTTCTGATATTTATCGCTTTAACTTAGCAAGTACTAGTAGTTTCAACTTATCTCTAAACGGCTTAACCGCAGATGTTAATGTCGAATTACTTAATGGTAGTGGTACGCGCATTAGATTTTCTAACGCTTCTGGCACAACCTCAGAATGGATAGACAGTATCCTAAATACAGGGACTTACTATGTTAAGGTCTTTCAGCACAGTGGCAACACGAACTACCGATTAAGCTTATCTGCTACACCAATTGTCAATGGTGTCCGTACTGTTTTAGGAAACTTAGGCGCAGATACATTTACTTGGCAATCTGGCTTTAATCGTACAGTCATTTCTGGCAATGGCAATGTGGATTTTGGTAGTGGAGGATTAGATACACTGAATCTTGCTCTTGCTAACATTTCCTCAACTACAACTAGATTAAATCTTGCCAATGCTAATGGAGGAGGGGTGCTTTATAACCCTGGAAACGGTGTGCGTGTATTTGATGCGATCGCACTTAACAATAACAATCAAATTCTATTTGAAGGAATTGATCGCATTCGCTTTGCAGATCGAACAATTAACCGCTTTGTCAGACCTAATGATCCCTTGTTTAATCAACAGTGGAATTTACACATGATGGGTGTGCATAATGCTTGGTACTTTACTAAAGGTTCCACAAATGTCCTGATTGGCGTTCAAGATACAGGGTTGGGAGTTAATAACAATGGTAATGTTCACCCTGAACTACGCGCAGGCAATACTATTAGATTTGATAATAACTACCGCGATGAGTTTACAGGTGGAGACTATTACACTTCCCACGGTAGTGCAGTTCAAGGCATTATTGCAGCGAGAAGTAATAATGGCATGGGAATGAGTGGCATCAACTGGAATTCTCCGGTTTTTAATATTGATGTATTAGGCGGAAATCACGCAGATTATAACTTGGCTGACGCTACCAAAGTCATGATTAATCAAGCTAATAGTCAGGGGCGAAAGCTGATCGTTAATATGAGTTTAGGAGGGGGAGGTCGTGATTTTGCATTTGAGCAATTAATTGCTAACAATCAATCAAATGCTTTGTTTGTTATTTCCTCTGGTAACAGTGATATCAATAGTATTTCTTACCCTGCTAACTTAGCTTCAATTTATAGCAATGTCATCGCAGTAGGTGCTTCTTGGGGTACTCGTAATGCAAACAATGGTGCAACCACACCAGGCGATCGCATCTCATATCCAGAGATCTGGGGTTCTCAGTATGGAACTGGACTTACTTTGATGGGACCATCAGAGGTTATCGCACCTTATGCTAATCTCAATGGACAATTTAGGTACTGGGGAACAGGAAGCACTCCTGGATTTAATGGCACTTCAGCCTCAGCACCAAACGTCGCAGGTGTCGCATCTTTAGTATGGAGTGCTAATCGCAATCTTTCGGCTACCCGAATCAAGCAAATATTATCACAAACAGCTTTTGATTTAGGTGCAAGAGGCTACGATACAGTTCATGGTCATGGATTTGTCAATGCTGATGCTGCTGTCCGACGCGCAATGGCAATTGGACGAGGTGCTGCATAA
- the hisA gene encoding 1-(5-phosphoribosyl)-5-[(5-phosphoribosylamino)methylideneamino]imidazole-4-carboxamide isomerase has product MEVIPAIDLLAGKCVRLYQGDYARSQVFNDNPADMAHQWVEQGATRLHVVDLDGAKQGKVVNLAAIEAITSAVSIPLQVGGGLRDACGTGKALRTSVTQLLNLGVQRVILGTVAVEQPQLVADLCQEFPGQIIVGIDARNGRVATHGWLETSEVLATQLATQMQELGVAAIIYTDIHRDGTLSGPNLEALRELAAEISIPVIASGGVSSITDLLSLLALESLGVTGAIVGRALYTGDISLKSAIQAVGQGRLQDIPPDLGFSAFA; this is encoded by the coding sequence ATGGAAGTTATACCAGCGATAGATTTACTTGCAGGCAAATGCGTACGGTTATATCAAGGAGATTATGCGCGATCGCAAGTTTTTAACGATAACCCTGCAGATATGGCGCATCAATGGGTAGAACAAGGCGCAACGCGACTACATGTCGTCGATCTAGATGGGGCAAAGCAAGGTAAGGTTGTCAATTTAGCGGCAATTGAAGCAATTACTTCAGCAGTATCGATACCACTTCAAGTTGGTGGAGGATTACGCGATGCCTGCGGCACGGGCAAAGCCCTACGCACTAGCGTTACCCAGTTATTAAACTTAGGCGTACAGCGCGTGATTTTAGGAACCGTTGCTGTTGAACAACCGCAATTAGTCGCAGATTTATGTCAAGAGTTTCCTGGGCAAATCATTGTTGGGATTGATGCACGCAATGGTAGAGTTGCAACGCACGGTTGGTTAGAAACATCGGAAGTGTTAGCAACGCAACTCGCAACGCAGATGCAAGAATTGGGTGTTGCTGCAATCATTTATACTGATATTCACCGTGATGGTACGCTATCAGGACCTAATTTAGAAGCGCTTAGAGAACTAGCAGCAGAAATCTCAATTCCGGTGATAGCATCAGGTGGTGTAAGTTCTATCACTGATTTATTAAGTTTACTCGCGCTTGAATCGTTGGGAGTTACAGGCGCGATTGTTGGTCGTGCGTTATACACTGGAGATATTTCGCTCAAAAGTGCAATTCAAGCTGTCGGACAAGGTAGATTACAAGATATACCACCCGATTTAGGATTTTCAGCGTTTGCTTGA
- a CDS encoding DUF3593 domain-containing protein, with product MIQDVSFLLHPSKETLFALSLFPYLGFLWFLTRTPQMPRLALIGFYCTLVFVGVTIPAGIYAQIHYGESLANVDWLHGSAEFFLTLSNIFVVLGFRQAVIGARGVSAAGRSPE from the coding sequence ATGATTCAAGACGTCTCCTTTCTTTTGCATCCTTCCAAAGAAACCTTATTTGCTTTATCATTGTTTCCCTACTTGGGTTTCTTATGGTTTCTCACTCGTACTCCCCAAATGCCACGTTTAGCATTGATTGGCTTTTACTGTACTTTGGTATTTGTTGGTGTGACAATTCCAGCAGGAATTTATGCACAAATTCACTATGGTGAATCATTAGCAAACGTTGATTGGTTGCATGGGAGTGCAGAATTTTTCTTAACGCTATCGAATATTTTTGTTGTGCTAGGCTTCAGACAAGCAGTCATAGGGGCGAGGGGTGTTAGCGCAGCGGGACGAAGTCCGGAGTGA
- the csaB gene encoding polysaccharide pyruvyl transferase CsaB, producing MRAVLCGYYGKGNGGDEALLATLLQMLPDHVTPIVLSGNPQETRDRYHVEACDRMGLFSVLQTLRKSDAFIWGGGSLMQDVTSAISPLYYGGLMIAAQQLGLKTIAWAQGIGPLKRDMTQQLARRTFKKCTAVSVRDRGSAALLSKWGISCTLAPDPVWALEASPVPGLWDLPAPRVAVTLRSHPELTSTRLNNLTRALVDFQKATQTCILLVPFQQSQDLAIAEAIAPQLPGVHKILSLQDPKALKGVFRGVEMAIGMRLHSLIMAAAEGCRCFALSYDPKVSKLMAELDMPGWNLTEIPDKYHVIYNTLLEHYANGDSLTPDQIQSLVDRATIHRDLLHQVLFAS from the coding sequence ATGCGGGCGGTTTTGTGTGGATACTATGGTAAAGGCAATGGTGGCGATGAGGCTTTATTAGCAACACTTTTGCAAATGTTACCAGATCATGTGACACCAATTGTACTTTCGGGTAATCCGCAGGAGACGCGCGATCGCTATCATGTGGAAGCGTGCGATCGCATGGGATTATTCAGCGTACTTCAAACTTTGCGCAAGTCGGATGCGTTCATTTGGGGTGGTGGAAGTTTGATGCAAGATGTGACGAGTGCGATTAGCCCTTTGTATTACGGCGGCTTGATGATTGCAGCACAACAACTTGGCTTAAAAACAATCGCTTGGGCGCAAGGAATTGGTCCACTTAAGCGCGACATGACACAGCAATTGGCACGACGGACTTTTAAAAAGTGTACCGCAGTGAGTGTTCGCGATCGAGGTAGTGCGGCTTTGTTGTCTAAATGGGGAATTTCATGTACTCTCGCCCCTGATCCAGTATGGGCGTTAGAAGCTTCGCCTGTACCTGGGTTATGGGATTTACCTGCACCTAGAGTTGCAGTCACATTGCGATCGCATCCTGAATTAACATCAACTCGCCTCAATAATCTCACCCGTGCTTTAGTTGATTTTCAAAAAGCAACACAAACTTGTATTTTGCTTGTGCCATTTCAACAAAGTCAAGATTTAGCCATTGCTGAAGCGATCGCACCGCAACTTCCTGGAGTTCATAAAATTTTGTCTTTGCAAGATCCTAAAGCTTTAAAAGGTGTATTTCGAGGTGTTGAAATGGCGATCGGTATGCGCCTTCACAGTTTAATTATGGCTGCGGCTGAAGGATGTCGCTGTTTTGCCTTAAGTTACGATCCTAAAGTGAGTAAATTGATGGCAGAACTTGATATGCCAGGATGGAATTTAACTGAAATTCCTGATAAATATCATGTAATTTATAATACATTGCTTGAACATTATGCAAACGGTGATTCTCTTACTCCTGATCAAATTCAATCTTTAGTAGATCGAGCAACCATTCATCGAGATTTGCTACATCAAGTTCTATTCGCAAGTTAA
- a CDS encoding bacteriorhodopsin yields MEQFGGWVLVQQADITESTFSNGYRYLNWSIDVPCLLTQMLFVIDVTPGRFRKLRFRFITAGLLMIYTGYIGQYFEITNTGWFLFWGAVSTVFYVYILYMMGNWIFKSRENLPRQAYKTMGTIWWLILISWTLYPLAYLVPWAWKAFPAWGAWAAVTRQFLYTMADIFSKVVYGVLLSSVAQIRSAAEGYEPAIQVQIDGGGASQEYIERNTHNESTRL; encoded by the coding sequence ATGGAACAGTTTGGGGGCTGGGTGTTGGTACAGCAGGCAGATATTACAGAAAGCACGTTCTCGAATGGTTATCGTTACCTTAATTGGTCAATTGATGTACCATGTTTGCTAACTCAGATGTTATTTGTGATTGATGTCACGCCAGGACGTTTCCGCAAGCTGCGGTTTCGCTTCATCACTGCTGGTTTATTAATGATTTACACCGGATATATCGGACAATACTTTGAAATTACAAACACTGGTTGGTTTCTCTTTTGGGGTGCGGTAAGTACCGTTTTCTACGTTTACATTCTCTATATGATGGGGAATTGGATCTTCAAATCACGTGAAAATTTACCTCGCCAAGCCTATAAAACCATGGGGACAATTTGGTGGTTAATCTTGATTTCTTGGACGCTTTATCCCTTAGCCTACTTGGTACCTTGGGCTTGGAAGGCTTTTCCCGCATGGGGTGCGTGGGCAGCCGTAACGCGACAATTTCTCTACACGATGGCAGATATTTTCTCTAAAGTAGTTTACGGCGTATTGCTATCGAGTGTGGCACAAATCCGTAGTGCAGCAGAAGGCTACGAACCAGCAATTCAAGTACAAATTGACGGTGGTGGTGCTAGTCAAGAATACATCGAAAGGAACACTCATAATGAGTCAACTAGACTCTAA
- a CDS encoding Uma2 family endonuclease: MVKLSTQNLTLEEFLKLPETKPASEYVNGQIIQKPMPQGKHSKLQGKLVTAINELAEPQKIALAFPELRCTFGGRSIVLDVAVFSWDRIPVDENGDIANVFTSAPDWTIEIFSPDQSPTKVISNILHCLTHDCKLGWLIDPDEKSVIVYPPGKQPIYFEEAKDLLTVPEFLELKLKVEDLFNWLRI; this comes from the coding sequence ATGGTAAAACTATCAACACAAAACCTCACTCTAGAAGAGTTTCTCAAGCTGCCTGAAACTAAACCAGCTAGCGAATATGTTAACGGTCAAATTATCCAGAAGCCCATGCCCCAAGGAAAGCATAGTAAGTTACAAGGTAAGTTAGTTACTGCTATCAATGAGTTAGCTGAGCCGCAAAAGATTGCCCTTGCCTTTCCAGAACTTCGCTGTACCTTTGGTGGGCGCTCAATAGTACTTGATGTTGCTGTATTTAGCTGGGATCGTATACCTGTTGATGAAAATGGAGATATTGCTAATGTATTTACATCTGCTCCCGACTGGACAATTGAGATTTTTTCTCCTGATCAAAGCCCAACTAAAGTAATTAGTAATATTTTACATTGTCTAACACATGATTGTAAATTAGGTTGGCTAATTGATCCAGATGAGAAATCAGTTATAGTTTATCCACCAGGAAAACAACCAATTTATTTTGAGGAAGCAAAAGACTTACTCACTGTACCTGAGTTTTTAGAACTAAAACTTAAAGTAGAAGATTTATTTAATTGGTTAAGAATATAG